The following are encoded together in the Citrus sinensis cultivar Valencia sweet orange chromosome 1, DVS_A1.0, whole genome shotgun sequence genome:
- the LOC102608855 gene encoding kinesin-like protein KIN-12C encodes MSKEAISSRLPSKTSQNEANENQFGASLNPLHFPPPRSPLNSIPDPSQFQKDIQESDQVYSIDRSLSDRKVVETSGSFVATHVGTPRVSVRSHGKIHSEPSSAQSTPARSGCSRVSLGGRGVSSSALFSRISRGISVVNHEVSVDVEHFELVDDPLFWKDHNVQVLIRIRPLSNIERVSQGYVRCLKQDTAQTLVWLGHPETRFTFDHIACEMISQEKLFRVAGLPMVENCLSGYNSCMFAYGQTGSGKTYTMMGEINEVEGKLNDDCGITPRIFEYLFSRIRMEEENRRDERLKFSCKCSFLEIYNEQITDLLEPSSTNLQLREDLKKGVYVENLTEYNVKTVNDVVKLLLQGAANRKMAATYMNSESSRSHSVLTCIIESHWEKDSMTHFRFARLNLVDLAGSERQKSSGAEGDRLKEAANINKSLSTLGLVIMSLVDSAQGKHRHVPYRDSRLTFLLQDSLGGNSKTTIIANVSPSICSANETLSTLKFAQRAKLIQNNAKVNENASGDVTALQRQIQQLKDKLSSLMKHQNLLRSPSSSTPEVGESSQGDIIKKYSFPGEGMMDNGVQNVQNEKTKRLECMLLGSLRREKMAEAVTLKLEAEIEHMNRLLCQREEDTQHTKMMLRFREEKIKQLELLVNGSVTAEKYLMDENIALKEEIQLLQARIDRNPELTRFALENIRLLEQLQLFQSFYEQGEREKLLAELAELRDQLLDIVEGKERFSSRHENQDNDTTTELENCRNMNSKLMREVEELRTELRNCGQATSSSAADSFSKDSVEFRRADKFSLVETISMKTDSGDEQTPYNLTDDQNMRNDQILHPSDTEKQLTDAKMLIEALEREQVHQNRELHLMQEQNQRYMEVLSHRDYAEGHSLGKSGSYCLESNNFEKQKKGMIKESSKGIDGTSLQAKLDKLTEELETARVLNCQYQEDQASQLSCQHQVDLVREQVEMEATKTILQLQEEVASLQLELHENLCCMTEENTCLRNTIAAKEEEIRSRCTEWEKATLELTNFLADGSRSLRDASGQIESIVCLFPQFNVEVTENVGRAAKVCIEKDETILLLQKSLEEAQKMVVEMKEKCISLKGATIALNEIQHLGNEECTDEAIHLSMTLNKKIEMVKLLESELKSKEDQITEAEKRAQASFLVVKWLSDFNKIGLPVDKNSKLASQSLKEHESLKLENQFHILQQIKDELAKTNDRLHIIEDVINKISSAHVLPPKDEDMIDVDGWSADCSTSASDYSTDSVASEKSSGRSSYSYSSKFNSKATEEIVNLKFQGVSVPKLDLEESDKVKKLLKRSNHSDAIAFGLREEMEMAFNEFNKIYFRLTSLLNENDAVDCPLIEGMREGLPSFGLTMEIDEAGCTNTTEAVASETSNHASSFFSKFEEARETMREADSMLNTLLKANENAKQLNDKWRQAGEQLMADRASLTDEVEQLKFLIRLKEEENELLMDHLHFNMSEIDTSISLLEGCFLQVQKEVEDRFKELYSDALLMGRDVHHFISNSKSLQDDIFSGIMEKGFQQFVFYLCHIGAFMHKILNSSIESGFHPLRQQENYIFRNLSPRFLLNSQDDILITEKGAEDGDHNEWGTNMEEFFLSHSHLSYENLSLKKELQRKEVLLQGLLFDFSLLQESASNKKDIKDETEKLFSTLSQVRQDLDRKASQLDNLLLQHEKLEASLTDTENALVIAKGTIDTLSDQNADLRVLLKDLYLKKSEAEEHLEEQKEVITGLEKEILHRTSEDKRLLTSVESIAEDLRIVTSDRDKLCEEVESVEEELRKVSKERDKLWEEICSLNDKLAMAYALADENEAIAVEARQELEASKLYAEQKEEEVKILEHSIEELEHTVNALEKKVYEMNGEVERHHLIRDSLELEIQALRRRLSTVQNFSDIVDSENINAGHTEDQMSRKLQDRLLQLQEAHHRIQLLEREKEEQNEEIKRCKDYLSEVVLHSEAQASQYQQKYKTLEAMIREMQTNLSNTTAAAAHAQDKIEKSSTRLRGSSSPFRCIASVVQRMNSEKDQELSAATLRIQKLEALAASRQKEVCMLNTRLAAAESMTHDVIRDLLGVKLDMTNYANLIDQEHVQKLVVAAQQQTQELLAKEQIILNLRKRIEDLIEEHESCTSILKQREADILAAQINVEQLRERDQLLSAQNDMLKMDKTNLLKRISELDDMVKMLLGTQSTQEQIQQKQSSKNKESSFMKLGDRDTDFTRRLSYSEKLLPRVNSKLAQYRQAGTSRPQDKTYLPALKQNTGSRRLSSI; translated from the exons ATGTCTAAAGAAGCTATCAGTTCTCGATTACCTTCGAAAACCTCACAAAACGAAGCAAACGAGAATCAGTTTGGAGCTTCATTAAATCCGCTGCATTTTCCGCCGCCGAGATCGCCGTTAAACTCAATCCCAGATCCGTCTCAGTTCCAGAAAGATATTCAAGAATCCGATCAAGTTTATAGCATTGATCGATCGTTATCGGATAGGAAAGTAGTAGAAACTTCTGGAAGCTTTGTTGCTACTCATGTCGGTACGCCTAGGGTTTCGGTTCGTAGCCACGGGAAGATTCACTCGGAGCCGAGCTCGGCGCAGAGCACGCCGGCGCGGAGTGGCTGTTCGCGAGTTTCGCTTGGTGGAAGAGGAGTGAGCTCTTCAGCTTTATTCTCTAGAATTTCAAGAGGGATTTCAGTTGTGAATCATGAAGTTTCTGTTGATGTGGAACACTTCGAGCTCGTTGATGATCCTTTGTTTTGGAAAGACCACAACGTTCAG GTGTTGATAAGAATTCGACCATTGAGTAATATAGAGAGGGTTTCACAAGGGTACGTGCGGTGCTTAAAACAGGATACTGCACAGACATTGGTGTGGCTTGGTCATCCTGAAACTAGATTTACTTTTGATCATATAGCATGCGAGATGATATCACAG GAGAAGTTGTTCAGGGTTGCTGGACTGCCCATGGTGGAGAATTGCTTGTCTGGGTATAATAGCTGTATGTTTGCATATGGCCAG ACAGGTAGTGGCAAAACATATACCATGATGGGTGAGATAAATGAAGTGGAAGGCAAACTCAATGACGATTGCGGCATaacccctcgaatatttgaatatttattttcaaggaTTAGGATG gaagaagaaaataggAGGGATGAGAGGCTGAAGTTCAGTTGCAAATGTTCATTTTTGGAGATATATAATGAGCAGATAACAGATCTCTTGGAGCCTTCGTCAACTAATCTACAA CTCAGAGAAGACTTGAAGAAGGGGGTATATGTGGAAAACCTTACAGAATACAATGTGAAAACCGTTAATGATGTTGTCAAGCTGCTATTACAG GGTGCTGCAAATAGGAAAATGGCAGCAACCTATATGAACAGCGAGAGCAGCCGATCCCACAGTGTTTTAACCTGTATCATTGAAAGCCATTGGGAGAAAGATTCCATGACCCATTTTAGATTTGCAAGGTTAAATCTAGTAGATTTAGCTGGTTCTGAAAG ACAGAAGAGCTCTGGTGCAGAAGGAGATCGTCTGAAAGAAGCAgcaaatataaacaaatcatTATCAACTCTTGG CTTGGTCATAATGTCTCTTGTGGATTCAGCACAAGGGAAACATAGACATGTTCCCTACAGAGATTCACGGCTCACTTTCCTACTTCAG GATTCTCTCGGTGGAAACTccaaaacaacaattattGCAAATGTCAGCCCATCTATATG CTCCGCAAATGAAACACTGAGCACTTTAAAATTTGCTCAGCGTGCCAAACTTATCCAGAAcaat GCTAAAGTGAATGAAAATGCTTCTGGGGATGTCACTGCATTGCAGCGGCAGATCCAACAACTGAAG GACAAATTGTCTTCTCTAATGAAGCATCAAAACCTTTTGAGGTCTCCATCTAGTAGTACACCAGAAGTTGGAGAATCTAGTCAGGGAGACATCATCAAGAAATATAGTTTTCCAGGAGAAGGGATGATGGATAATGGGGTACAAAATGTCCAAAATGAGAAG ACAAAACGTCTGGAATGTATGTTGCTCGGATCGCTGAGGAGGGAAAAGATGGCAGAGGCTGTTACACTGAAATTAGAGGCTGAAATTGAGCACATGAATCGCTTG CTCTGCCAAAGGGAAGAGGATACTCAACATACTAAAATGATGTTAAGATTTCGAGAAGAGAAAATCAAACAACTTGAATTATTAGTGAATGGCTCTGTGACTGCCGAAAAGTATCTGATGGATGAAAATATAGCTTTAAAGGAAGAGATTCAACTTCTTCAAGCAAGGATTGACCGAAATCCAGAATTGACACGTTTTGCTCTAGAGAATATTAGACTTCTTGAGCAACTTCAGTT GTTTCAGAGTTTCTATGAGCAGGGAGAGCGAGAAAAACTGCTAGCAGAATTAGCAGAACTGCGTGACCAG CTTTTGGATATTGTCGAAGGGAAGGAAAGATTTTCCTCAAGACATGAGAATCAG GATAATGACACTACTACGGAGTTGGAGAATTGCAGGAATATGAACTCCAAACTGATGAG GGAAGTTGAAGAGTTGAGAACAGAATTGAGAAACTGTGGACAAGCGACATCAAGTTCT GCTGCAGATTCTTTCTCCAAGGACTCAGTGGAATTTAGGCGAGCAGATAAGTTTTCACTG GTTGAAACAATATCTATGAAAACTGACTCCGGAGACGAGCAGACACCCTATAACCTGACAGATGATCAGAATATgagaaatgatcaaattttacaTCCCAGTGATACTGAAAAACAGTTAACAGATGCTAAAATGTTAATTGAAGCACTGGAGCGTGAGCAGGTCCATCAAAATAGGGAGTTGCATCTTATGCAAGAGCAGAATCAGAGATACATGGAGGTCTTAAGCCACAGAGATTATGCAGAGGGCCACTCTCTGGGTAAAAGTGGAAGTTACTGTCTGgaatctaataattttgagAAGCAGAAAAAAGGAATGATAAAGGAAAGCAGCAAAGGCATTGATGGAACATCTTTGCAAGCCAAATTGGACAAATTGACTGAAGAGCTTGAGACTGCCAGAGTACTTAATTGCCAATATCAAGAGGATCAGGCATCACAGTTATCTTGTCAGCACCAAGTTGATTTAGTCCGTGAACAAGTTGAGATGGAGGCTACTAAGACAATTCTTCAATTACAGGAAGAGGTCGCTTCTCTTCAGCTCGAACTTCATGAAAATTTATGTTGCATGACTGAAGAAAATACATGTCTAAGGAATACCATAGCTGCTAAAGAGGAGGAAATAAGGTCGCGTTGTACAGAGTGGGAAAAGGCAACTTTAGAATTAACAAACTTCCTAGCAGATGGTTCCAGATCTCTCAGAGATGCCTCTGGCCAGATAGAAAGTATTGTGTGTTTATTCCCTCAATTTAATGTTGAAGTTACTGAAAATGTGGGGAGAGCTGCCAAAGTTTGCATTGAGAAGGATGAAACAATTCTACTGCTGCAAAAAAGCTTGGAAGAGGCACAGAAGATGGTGGTTGAGATGAAAGAGAAATGTATTTCCTTGAAGGGAGCAACGATTGCTTTAAATGAAATTCAACATCTGGGTAATGAAGAATGCACGGACGAGGCAATCCACCTAAGCATGACATTGAATAAGAAAATCGAAATGGTGAAGCTGCTAGAGAGTGAACTCAAATCAAAGGAGGATCAGATTACCGAAGCAGAAAAACGTGCTCAAGCTTCTTTCTTGGTCGTAAAATGGCTATCTGACTTTAACAAGATTGGTCTCCCAGTTGACAAGAACTCAAAACTAGCTTCTCAATCACTTAAAGAGCACGAGTCTCTGAAGTTGGAAAACCAGTTTCACATTCTCCAGCAGATAAAAGACGAACTTGCTAAAACAAATGATAGACTCCATATCATAGAAGATGtcattaacaaaatatcaagTGCACATGTCTTGCCACCTAAAGATGAAGATATGATTGACGTAGATGGATGGAGTGCTGATTGTTCAACATCAGCTTCTGATTATTCAACTGATAGTGTTGCTTCAGAAAAAAGTTCAGGCAGATCATCATATTCATACTCCTCCAAGTTTAATTCAAAGGCAACTGAAGAGATTGTCAACTTGAAATTTCAAGGAGTCTCAGTTCCTAAACTTGATCTTGAAGAATCAGACAAGGTGAAGAAGCTATTGAAAAGATCAAATCACAGTGATGCAATTGCATTTGGCCTGAGAGAGGAGATGGAAATGGCATTTaatgagtttaataaaatttatttccgCTTAACCTCACTTCTGAATGAGAATGATGCTGTAGATTGTCCTTTGATTGaag GGATGAGGGAAGGGCTACCATCTTTTGGGCTGACAATGGAGATAGATGAAGCAGGCTGCACTAATACGACAGAG GCAGTTGCCAGTGAGACAAGTAATCATGCTAGTAGCTTCTTCAGCAAATTTGAAGAAGCCCGTGAAACCATGAGAGAAGCTGATTCTATGCTAAATACATTGCTGAAAGCAAATGAAAACGCAAAACAATTGAATGATAAATGGAGGCAAGCTGGCGAGCAATTGATGGCAGACAGAGCAAGTTTAACTGATGAAGTTGAGCaacttaagtttttaattcgtttgaaagaggaagagaatgAATTGCTAATGGATCATCTGCATTTTAATATGTCAGAAATAGATACCTCAATCTCCTTGCTTGAAGGGTGTTTTTTGCAAGTACAAAAAGAAGTGGAGGACAGATTTAAGGAATTATATTCCGATGCCTTATTAATGGGAAGGGATGTCCATCACTTCATTTCTAATTCTAAGTCATTACAGGATGATATTTTCTCTGGGATAATGGAGAAAGGCTTTCAGCAATTTGTCTTTTACCTGTGCCATATTGGAGCATTTATGCATAAGATCCTAAATTCTAGCATTGAATCTGGTTTTCACCCACTCAGGCAGCAAGAAAACTACATATTCAGAAATCTTTCTCCACGTTTTCTCTTGAATAGTCAAGATGACATCTTGATTACAGAGAAAGGTGCAGAGGATGGGGACCACAATGAGTGGGGCACAAATATGGAAGAGTTTTTCCTATCACACAGTCATCTATCATATGAGAATCTGTCTCTCAAGAAGGAACTGCAAAGGAAAGAAGTTCTATTACAGGGTTTACTTTTTGACTTCAGCTTGTTGCAAGAATCAGCTTCTAACAAGAAGGACATCAAGGATGAAACTGAAAAGCTATTTTCAACTTTGAGCCAAGTCCGACAAGACCTAGACAGGAAGGCGAGTCAACTTGACAACCTGTTGCTTCAGCATGAGAAACTCGAAGCTAGTCTGACAGACACTGAAAATGCTCTGGTCATAGCTAAAGGAACAATAGATACTTTGTCTGACCAAAATGCTGACTTGAGGGTTCTTTTGAAAGACctttatctaaaaaaatctGAAGCTGAAGAACATTTGGAAGAACAGAAGGAGGTGATCACAGGATTGGAGAAAGAAATTCTTCATCGAACTTCAGAGGACAAGAGGTTGCTCACTTCAGTTGAAAGCATAGCTGAAGATTTGAGGATAGTGACTAGTGACAGAGACAAACTCTGTGAAGAAGTTGAAAGTGTTGAGGAAGAGCTGAGGAAAGTCAGTAAGGAAAGGGATAAACTCTGGGAGGAAATTTGCTCATTAAATGATAAGCTTGCCATGGCCTATGCATTAGCTGATGAAAACGAAGCTATTGCAGTAGAAGCTCGCCAG GAGTTGGAGGCAAGTAAACTGTATGCCGAGCAGAAGGAAGAGGAGGTCAAGATTTTGGAGCATTCTATTGAGGAGCTAGAGCATACAGTAAATGCATTGGAGAAAAAG GTTTATGAAATGAATGGAGAGGTAGAAAGGCATCATTTAATCAGAGATTCTTTGGAACTGGAAATTCAAGCTCTTAGACGGAGATTGTCAACAGTTCAAAACTTCTCTGACATTGTAGATTCAGAAAACATAAATGCTGGGCACACTGAAGATCAAATGTCCAG GAAACTGCAGGATAGACTACTACAACTTCAAGAGGCACATCATCGGATACAGCTTctggagagagaaaaagaagaacagaATGAAGAG ATCAAACGATGCAAAGATTACTTGTCGGAAGTTGTATTGCATTCTGAAGCCCAGGCATCACAGTACCAACAGAAG TACAAGACTCTAGAGGCAATGATTCGCGAAATGCAAACAAATTTATCCAAcacaacagcagcagcagcacaCGCACAGGATAAAATTGAGAAAAGCTCAACGAGGTTGAGGGGTTCAAGCTCGCCATTCAGATGCATTGCAAGTGTAGTTCAACGGATGAACTCGGAGAAGGATCAAGAGTTGTCAGCAGCCACGCTTCGTATACAAAAGCTAGAGGCTTTAGCAGCTAGTCGACAGAAAGAG GTTTGTATGCTGAATACCAGGCTGGCTGCAGCAGAAAGCATGACACATGATGTCATTCGTGATCTACTTGGTGTCAAATTGGACATGACTAATTATGCA AACTTGATAGACCAGGAACATGTTCAAAAATTAGTGGTAGCGGCTCAACAACAGACACAAGAGTTGCTTGCGAAG gAGCAAATAATTCTCAATTTGAGGAAGCGGATCGAGGATCTTATTGAGGAACATGAAAG TTGTACATCAATATTAAAACAGAGAGAAGCAGATATACTTGCTGCCCAGATTAATGTAGAGCAACTTAGAGAGCGGGATCAGTTGCTTTCAGCGCAGAACGACATGCTGAAG ATGGACAAGACTAATTTACTAAAGAGGATCTCAGAGCTGGATGATATGGTGAAAATGCTTCTCGGGACACAAAGTACCCAAGaacaaattcaacaaaagCAATCATCGAAGAACAAG GAGAGTAGTTTTATGAAACTGGGCGATAGAGATACAGATTTCACTAGGAGGCTGTCATATTCTGAGAAACTTCTTCCGCGAGTGAATAGTAAACTCGCGCAATATCGTCAAGCTGGCACCAGTCGTCCACAAGATAAAACCTATTTGCCGGCGTTGAAACAAAATACAG GGAGCAGAAGGCTTAGCTCGATTTAG
- the LOC102622411 gene encoding uncharacterized protein LOC102622411 produces MQFPLSIISSLVTVLTITLQALPIFTLSTCRSFCGNIPIKYPFGIDDGCGAVQFRHMLNCSADLFFITPSGGYKVQSIDYNKKTLTVYDPAMSTCSILQPHHDFIMTDIQSAIMPPSADTVFALLNCSIDSPVLNHYKNLCFNFSGHSCDELYGGCNAFRVFHLLSNSSPPCCFTGYDTVRYMSMNILDCSHYTSIINTDNLKGLGPLDWVYGIKLSYSLPDTGCERCSESGGTCGFDTETQGIMCLCSSSFNATRECGPGSATDEAVPHSSRAYVYSVFLVLGAFLYMIS; encoded by the exons ATGCAGTTCCCTCTCTCCATAATTTCTAGCCTCGTAACAGTCTTAACCATAACACTCCAGGCACTTCCCATCTTCACACTCTCAACTTGCCGCAGTTTCTGCGGCAACATCCCTATAAAATACCCGTTCGGCATCGACGACGGCTGCGGCGCCGTGCAGTTCCGGCACATGTTAAACTGCAGTGCTGACTTGTTCTTCATCACACCTTCAGGAGGCTACAAGGTCCAATCCATCGactacaacaaaaaaacacTAACCGTGTATGACCCCGCAATGTCCACATGCTCAATCCTACAACCCCATCATGATTTTATCATGACTGATATTCAATCAGCCATCATGCCCCCATCAGCGGACACAGTCTTTGCTCTGCTAAATTGCTCTATAGACTCTCCTGTACTCAATCATTACAAGAATCTTTGCTTCAACTTCTCTGGCCATTCTTGTGACGAGCTTTATGGAGGGTGTAATGCGTTTAGGGTTTTTCATTTGTTGAGTAATAGCTCTCCGCCTTGTTGCTTCACTGGCTATGACACCGTGAGGTACATGAgcatgaatattttggactgcTCGCATTATACTAGCATCATTAATACGGACAATTTGAAGGGTCTTGGGCCGTTGGATTGGGTTTATGGGATCAAACTGTCTTATTCGTTACCGGATACTGGGTGTGAACGGTGCTCGGAATCCGGTGGGACTTGTGGGTTTGACACTGAGACTCAAGGCATCATGTGCCTTTGCTCTAGCTCTTTCAATGCCACTAGAGAATGCG GTCCAGGCAGTGCTACTGATGAAGCTGTGCCTCATTCTTCACGGGCATATGTTTATTCAGTTTTTTTAGTTCTAGGAGCATTTCTTTACATGATTTCGTGA